AAGAGAGTTCAATTGATCTGACAGCCGGCCCCTCCAGCGCGTTACAAATGGTCCCACCGATCGTCACCTGCGTCAGCCACCAGCAGCCGCCGGCTAGCCAAAAGGATCCAAGGCTAACCCcatgaaaaaaagaagatcgACAGTCCCTGGCGTCGGTGGTTTTCGGTTCCTGACGGCACTTTTCCGATGTGCTTTGAGCTATATCCGAACACCGGGAAAGCCCAAAGCAACGTGCCGCATATGACGCGCAAGAATGCACACTAATAAAGACCCATGCGGCCGGCTAGTGGTGGCGCTAGAAGCCTTTGTGGGTCCACACTTTATTAGTATGGGAATGCTCcggggagggggagacAAAAGCCGACAGATAACACGCGTTCTTGACAGTACGTATAGTACGTAAAGGCCGTACGTAAAGAGATGAACTTACTCATCAGTAGCCAATCATATTCTGTCATTCAATCATCTACTGATACTCTTTCACGGATGAGATGAAATCAGTTAGCCAGTCTTATGTCGGCCATCTACTGATATTCTTGGATCTTTGATAATAAAGTATCGCCCAAGAGTAAATTGCTGCCATTCGCAATACATTTTCTTACCGTGCTGTTGCTTTGTGCATGCTCTTTGTTGACAATGTACTGAACATACGAAAGCACGttgcatcatcatcaacaacgaCGTTTGTCAGATCCAATACCTTGAAAACCGTACGCTGGCCAATCATGGAGACTGAGTACCGCTGCACGTTCATCGCAACACAGATAATGAACCCAGATAATAAGAAGGCTGGCAAGTGGCGCCGGAAGCCACGGAACGTGGAAATATGAGTTTGTTGATTGACCAGCTAAACCCCATGATCCGATTACACATCGCCAACTACGATCCTCGAGTGTGCCGAGAAGTGCACTGATGAACGCATAAAGGTTGCGAAGAACAGCGAAGACCTAATGATTATGCACATTATTCACACACCAAGATGAATGGGGCACAGGCTCGATAAGGAAGGCATACAGCCGTTCCTGGTCGGCTTCCAAAAGCACGAGGCTTCGCAGCGCCATGGGCGGGAGTGGCGCATAGGTAATGGTCTTTATCAATGCAGCAACAAGCCGACATTGATGTCGGTGTCTCTGCAGTCCGTGCGAGTGACAAGAAAAACATGCTTGGTTTCCATATTGACGGGGTCCTAGAAAGCAATAGCGGTGCCTGGAGGACCAAGCTAAAGGGCATTTACCGTTAATTGATTGTTATCAGGCGATGTCACATGAGGTAAGCAGCAAACAGACAGTTCCCTACAGAGCAATCGTTCCAAGTCTTCCCAATTTGACAATGACTAGCGTGACAATGATATACGCAAAGTCTAGTCGTGCGTAATTGGATGTCATTGATTCGGTAAGTGACCTGAGAGTTTGTGATAGTGAAGTCAGTAAGCGTGGAGGATGAGCAGCTGTCAGAATTGGAGTCAAATTTAGATGTTTCCAATGGGGACTCAAGTAGACCCGAGTTAGATGTTTCCAATGGATACTCAGGAAGTGGGCCCAAATTTAGACAAGTATAACGCAGATTGCTGGTTGAGGCACTGACCAGATTCGCTAATGACGATGCGAATCTCCTGTGATGGTGGGAAGTGATTTATATCATATAATCCGACAGGATGCTTTCTATTTACACCTGTCCGTTCCTACGTTAGACGTTGAAGAACGTGGTCCCGTTAAATGCTGAGTTACTATGTGTAGGCTTTCGAGGTAGTACAGTAGGTGCCACTATATGAAGGCTGTGGTAGTAGTACAAAAACATGAAAATGTATTCACCCTCTCATTCTCGAGGCTCACTACATAGCCGTTATTAAGGCCTTTCCTGGATGCACTCACATCTTGCGCGCATTTTGAACGCGAATGTACAGCCAATTGATGGCATCGCTCACACCGGTGCTATTTTGGCGTCAAAAAATGATGAGCGGAGTAATACATCTCAAACGACTGGAAATCTCGCACCCTTCTAGAGCGGAAACGCCCATGACATCAAGACTTGccattctctcctcctttgcccCTCCATCGTCCCAACCCTGGCCTTCTGTCCGAGAAGCATCCGTCTCGCGCGGCTCATCGGCTTCTTTCAGAGGcgccttccctttcccgGGCTCCTTGAGATCATCTTTGTTGCCATCTTGGTTACGGTTCGTCCTCGCTCTCTGCCAGGCATCAAATGATTCTCGGATCTCAGCCACAGATAAACATGACGGACTATCTTGCTTGTTGGCAAGTAAAAGCAGAGGCAGGTTCAGTAATCTAGGGGAATTCAGAACCTCATCTGCAAAAGTCTTAGCCCATAGTCAATATTTCGCATTTCAAAAGCTTACCAAACACCTCCCAAGTCTCTGACAGTCTCGCTTGGTCTGTCGCATCCAGCACGAAGACAACTGCATGACATTCGTCGTAATACTTCTCCCAGATGGTTCTGATATCTCGCTGTCCTCCTAGATCATAGAAAAGAAGCGTTGTTGAGGGGAGGGAGATCTTTCCAACTGGGTCTATGAGTCATGTACCTAAAACATGCCCACACTTACTGTTTTGCCCAATGGTCGGACCAATCTTGTCTGGCGCCATACCCGGCGTAGGATTATACATCGTCTTGATCCTCTCAAGCAACGTCTAAAACTCGTTATAAGACTGCCTATCTCATTAACTACAAGTAATGCTTACTGTTTTTCCTGCCTGTTGATAGTCCATCCCCGTCAGCATACCAAGGCTGTCCTGAGAAAGTCAGGACGTACATTGTCCAGGCCAATGATGACTACTGAGTAttcatcttttcttgttAGATAGTCATGAAGACCTTTTACAAGATGATACATTGGGATTACCGGATTGAATGCGTGTCGATTACGATGGTTGAATGGGTAATGAAGGTCGATTTAACAGAATTTGATTCGATATGATGGCCAAGCATCACAACGTTCGTCGTCGGACGGAAACGACCGACGAGGAACGACTAACACGAGTTATGAACCACCTCCACCTGGCTACGGACATAACCACAAAGTTTTTTTAgacatcttctttttcctcgtTCCCTCAAGTTCATCGTCCACTTTGCACAAAAATGGCCAAGACCTATACCCCCGAAGAGGCCGAGGCCCTTGTCCACAGCCATGACCCGGAGCATGTGGGTGACCCTCCTCGTTTCAGTAGTGATGCCAAAAAGGCTGACGAAGAACAGCCCGCCAACTTGATCTGTGACTTATGCCGAGAGTTCTACAGTGCGCCAGTTTCTGCAATaagaagctgaaggaaTTTCATGACTAACATATATGTAGAGCTTGGATGGGTTACTGGCACAGGTGGAGGTGAGAGCTTTAAACTGAAGTAACAGGCCGGCTTAGCTGACGCGTTAGACAGGCATCAGTATCCGCAAGGAGTGAGCCGATTTCATTCACATGTAAAAGCTGCTGAAGCTCACTCATGATGTTAGCGATGTTGTGTACCTCGCCCCTTCTGGAGTCCAGAAAGAACGAATCAAGCCCGAGCACATCTTCGTTCTCCCTTTTGCCCAGTCTTCCGTACCTAAGCCTGGATCAAAACGAGACTTCATCAGAATACCGAGCAAAAAAGGTCTCAACGAGTCTCAATGCACCCCGCTCTTTTGGAACGCCTTCACCATGCGAGAGGCTGGTGCCTGTATCCATACTCATTCTCAGCATGCCGGTAAGTTCCCCCCAACTGTAGTAACAATGCCTTATATGCTGACTTTCTACAGTACTTCTgaccctccttcttcctcgcgATGCTCCTAGCTTCCGAATTTCTCACCAAGAGATGATTAAGGGTGTCCGTTTGGGCGGTGTTGGAAAGACATTGAAGTTCTTCGAAACCCTCGAAGTACCTATAATTGACAACACGgcgtttgaagaagatctGACCGAGGGCATGGCTGCTGTGAGTGAACATCATGCGTTGAATGATTGAATCACATTGACGGAGATCTATCAGGCAATGGCCAGGTACCCAGACGCACCGGCCATTTTGGTCAGACGGCATGGTGTCTATGTCTGGGGTAAGTTGCATTGACAGATATTCAGTCTGCCTTGATGACTGATGTGACCCATAGGTAACACCTGGGAGCAAGCCAAGACTCAAGCAGAGTGCTTGGACTACTTGTTTGAGATTGCTTGCAAGATGATCCAGAATAAGATTCCTCTTGAAGGTGATACATAGATGAAGCGTGCACAACTGCTGTCTAAAGCGCATTTGTTGTAGGGCGAAAATCGCATATACCATGCAAATACTACATGTTTAGTCTTATCAGCTCGGATAACTGACGGAGACCCAGTAACTCCTCAAGTGCCGCTGCTCTATTTTTCGAAATTCTCTCTGACAATATCGGTGGTCTTCCAAGCACTTGGATCATGATCACTATGGATAAATTATAGTCGGCGCGCAGCATGATGAAACTAACTAATATCTAGGTGGTCTCATGCGTGCATTCGAACGATTTACTGTTGCCATTTTGTTTTTTTATTTAGCATTGTAAGCTAATTAAGACAGCAGTAGGACTGATGCGTATATGTCACGGGCGTCATGTCCGTCAGCGTAGCTGCCCGCCGCTCATCTCGGATGATGTAGAAACTCAAAAGAAAGCAAAGGCATCCCGTGTAGCAGAGCCGGATGGAGAAATGGCCAGGCTAACGAAACAGAAGCTGGACttagaggaaggaatggcTAGGGCCTGAAGGAGCAAAAGCTGGACTGATGATGGCTGACTGCAGCGGCTACTTtaaaaggaaggaatgcTCGGAGGCAAGGCAGTGATAAAGGAGAACAACAGTAGTATTGATTTTCTGATGAGCTATGGAACTACGAACGTCTCTTCATaccattcttctctttccttctgctcAGGCTTACTCATTCCTCTCAAAGTAAAGATGCCGCTTACTCGTGGACGGAGGAGACTGAACTGTCGGACCGAGTTGATGTGAAGGCTGACCAagctttggagaaggacggaAGAGGCAAGCCGAAGGATGTTTTTGTCAATTTGCAAGAGTCGGAAGGTAAATCGCGGACGTTTGAAGTGGAGTCGGTTGGTTTGGTTGGACCGGGACAACAAGGTGGGGTGCATGAGAGTCCGTCGGTCGCTAGTCCGGTCCCAAATGCCGGAGGAGATTGCAATCCCTGCATAACGTCGTTCGTGACTGTCACGGGAGTGTAACAGTCACACAATCATGGCTGCATGCTCAACAGGACCGTTCAAATATGCAGATCTTGATAGGGTCAGCAGCGCAATCGACCTTCAATGGAGAATGAAAGGGACATAGAAAATGGAAGGCCGGGACCAATAAGCTAAAAAGGCGGCTATCTGATT
The Cryptococcus neoformans var. neoformans JEC21 chromosome 8 sequence genome window above contains:
- a CDS encoding cytoplasm protein, putative; amino-acid sequence: MAKTYTPEEAEALVHSHDPEHPANLICDLCREFYKLGWVTGTGGGISIRKDDVVYLAPSGVQKERIKPEHIFVLPFAQSSVPKPGSKRDFIRIPSKKGLNESQCTPLFWNAFTMREAGACIHTHSQHAVLLTLLLPRDAPSFRISHQEMIKGVRLGGVGKTLKFFETLEVPIIDNTAFEEDLTEGMAAAMARYPDAPAILVRRHGVYVWGNTWEQAKTQAECLDYLFEIACKMIQNKIPLEGDT
- a CDS encoding arf-related protein (arp), putative; protein product: MYHLVKGLHDYLTRKDEYSVVIIGLDNAGKTTLLERIKTMYNPTPGMAPDKIGPTIGQNIGKISLPSTTLLFYDLGGQRDIRTIWEKYYDECHAVVFVLDATDQARLSETWEVFDEVLNSPRLLNLPLLLLANKQDSPSCLSVAEIRESFDAWQRARTNRNQDGNKDDLKEPGKGKAPLKEADEPRETDASRTEGQGWDDGGAKEERMASLDVMGVSALEGTGVSDAINWLYIRVQNARKIEPRE